The DNA window AAAAGTCTGAGTTCtgtttctgaatttttttgtttctgCAACTTTAAGGGGAAATCAAAGGTTAGAGATGGCTGCGTATGCTTCGGTGGCTTCGCTTATAAATACCACGGAGCAGATCATGGATCATCCTCAACTTGCGACCTCATTCGACCCCAAGCAGATGGAATCGCTTCGTGAAATAGTTGATTTCCTGCTTGATTTCATGGAGAGTTGCACTTCCCACGGAAGCAGCGAAGCAGCACGAGATTTGGAGAGCCAAATTGCATCCGCAGCTCATGCTGCTGAAGATGTGATTGAATCTCATGTTGTTGatcagattcacgtcggatcCAACCAAACTAGTTCGGATTCGCTACTGAATCTGCATAAAGTGATAGATGAGATGGATTATGTGAAGTTAAAGGTTCAAAAGGAGTGAAGAATTTTGAGGAATGTGCAACCAACATACCCTAAATGATACGGGTATATCTTCAGAAATATctctcatatctctattattatattatcatatcttttccatatcgttattatcttgttcaccaagttaggttattcatatgagtattataaataggactattgttattctcattattcaatcaatgaaatcgTAATTCCTGtcttttatgtttatttagtttttccATTAAGAATTTCCGATTATCGACATAGCACggtttctctgcgactttctttatctttttcactttATAAGGGTCACATATCTTCCATATCTCCcatatattagtaattaatatctttacAGTATATATTTTGCTTAGTTGGTTAAGATTATATTAGATCTATTTATTTGAGGattccacattataaatatgtgggaatatttcataattgacaatcaagaaa is part of the Salvia splendens isolate huo1 chromosome 22, SspV2, whole genome shotgun sequence genome and encodes:
- the LOC121787298 gene encoding uncharacterized protein LOC121787298 isoform X1, producing the protein MILSLKKRHWRCTKIYKFGSGGYRTLRRHLTTKHLVECGTATIQTQLNFPSGGSGSSHSGAPLFKIDTKNVSNSFFKFDTKNVSNFLSRWAAMSIFLLMFMMTKDMRGNQRLEMAAYASVASLINTTEQIMDHPQLATSFDPKQMESLREIVDFLLDFMESCTSHGSSEAARDLESQIASAAHAAEDVIESHVVDQIHVGSNQTSSDSLLNLHKVIDEMDYVKLKVQKE
- the LOC121787298 gene encoding uncharacterized protein LOC121787298 isoform X2 — its product is MWHCHYPNPTKLPFRWLRFVSLRGNQRLEMAAYASVASLINTTEQIMDHPQLATSFDPKQMESLREIVDFLLDFMESCTSHGSSEAARDLESQIASAAHAAEDVIESHVVDQIHVGSNQTSSDSLLNLHKVIDEMDYVKLKVQKE